The Azospirillum humicireducens DNA segment AAGCGGAACGACTCCGGCGGCCAGCCTCTTGTATGCGTCCGCATGGCGGCGGCGCAACCGGTCGAGAAGATCCTGGTCGATGGCCAGCCCGGTTTCACGCAGCAGCATATTGGTGAACAATCCGCCGCTCATGCCGATCTTGCGATGAATGCGCCACACCGACAGCGCGATCCCTTCCTCGTCGAGGGCCTCCTTCCAGGCCAGCACATGCTGATACACGGTATCGGTCAGCGTTCCGTCAAGATCGAACAGGAATGCATTGGTCATGTGGGGGAAACTGGTCATATCCGTATGGTCCATCGGTTGAACGGGCGATATTGCCGACGCCGGCATTCCCGACGGAACCAGACGTGGGGGCGCCGCAGCGCTTCGCCAAATATTTCCGGCGGAGCGCCATGGATTTCCTTTGGGGATAATGAACGCGAATTCTAGTCCTGTTTCACCACGCTTGCGCGAACGCGGCCGCTTCCGCTGGCGTGTTGACTTCGATACAGTCCCGGTTGAAGACTGCGGCCGGTCGGTTCGGCGTGGAGTTGGGAGCGGGAGACACGCGTGTTGGGAACGCCGGAGGACGATGGATGGTCTGCGGACGATGATCTGGTTACACTGCTGGATCAGGTCAGCAGGCTTGTCTATGGCATCGGCTTCGCCGACGGGCTTTTCCCGGCGCAGTGGGTGGCCCTGCGCTATTTCCACGATTCGCCGGAACCTGCACGCACCCTGACGGCACTGGCCCGTTTCCAGCGGATCCACCTCGCCCCGGTCTCGCGCACCGTCTCCACCCTGGTGGACAAGGGACTACTCGCCCGGCGGCCGCATCCGGGATTCAAGCGCGGCTGGCTGTTCGACCTGACCGACGAGGGGCGGGCGCTGCTGGACCGCGATCCGTTGCGCCAGTCGCTGGGTCCGCCCATTGCCGGACTGGCACAGGATGAACGGGCGATGCTGGGCCGCCTGATGAAGCGCATCATCACCCATATGCAGACCGGGCCTGTGACGGAAGAGAAGGTGGAGGATAGGGCGGAAGACAGGGTGGAGCGCCCGCCGGTCGCCTGAGGCGGCGACGGACGCGCCAGGCGCCCGCCCCCACCGCAAGGCCATATCAGTATGTCAGCCGTTCGATGTTCTGCAGAACCAGCTGGTGATGGTTCTGGTCCTCCAGCGTGACCGTCGTGTCGGTGTTGAAGGTCAGCGCATGACCCGAGGGGTCGACGGTGTAGGCAATCCCTTGGGCATCGAGCTGCTGCAACCAGTTGCCGCTGACATTGCTGACGAAGGCTCCAACCTCGACGACGTCGGTCCAGTTGCCCACGCCGCCGTTGATCGTCAGATCGCCGTTTCGCGGCGCGAAG contains these protein-coding regions:
- a CDS encoding MarR family winged helix-turn-helix transcriptional regulator yields the protein MLGTPEDDGWSADDDLVTLLDQVSRLVYGIGFADGLFPAQWVALRYFHDSPEPARTLTALARFQRIHLAPVSRTVSTLVDKGLLARRPHPGFKRGWLFDLTDEGRALLDRDPLRQSLGPPIAGLAQDERAMLGRLMKRIITHMQTGPVTEEKVEDRAEDRVERPPVA